The following coding sequences lie in one Bacteroides helcogenes P 36-108 genomic window:
- a CDS encoding DUF3836 domain-containing protein: protein MKTKVSLKTMIVSALLLVCGLSTYADNKSNLIYNSEEVNGVMVGQTVYKMDGNTLANYMKYNYKYDDQKRMTESEAMKWDADRGIWHNDMCIRYAYQGKSVTTTYYKWSNKKGEYVLVPEMTVTMDNPSM from the coding sequence ATGAAAACAAAAGTATCTTTAAAAACAATGATTGTTTCAGCACTCCTCTTAGTTTGCGGATTAAGTACATATGCTGACAACAAAAGCAATCTCATTTACAATTCAGAAGAAGTGAATGGGGTGATGGTAGGACAAACCGTATATAAAATGGACGGTAATACTCTTGCCAACTATATGAAGTATAATTATAAATATGACGACCAGAAACGCATGACAGAAAGCGAAGCTATGAAATGGGATGCGGACAGAGGTATATGGCACAACGATATGTGCATCCGCTATGCTTATCAAGGCAAATCGGTTACCACTACCTATTACAAGTGGAGCAACAAAAAAGGAGAATACGTATTGGTTCCCGAAATGACAGTTACGATGGATAATCCCAGCATGTAA
- a CDS encoding HD domain-containing protein: MIPETLLIYIETEIIPRYKEFDKAHNLSHVHTVIEESLALARRHPEADERLVYAIAAYHDTGLCRERATHHILSGEILMADSNLHQWFTEEELLLMKEAVEDHRASTDHEPRSIYGRIVAEADRIIDTDITLRRTVQYGLKQNPTADEEWHYQRFYKHLMEKYAPGGYLKLWFPDGKNAERLKELQKIIADTEKLKQIFHRIYTEESR, translated from the coding sequence ATGATACCCGAAACGCTCCTTATTTACATAGAAACCGAGATTATTCCCCGCTACAAAGAATTTGACAAAGCCCATAACCTCTCGCACGTGCACACCGTGATTGAAGAAAGCCTCGCCCTGGCCCGCCGGCATCCCGAAGCGGACGAACGTTTAGTATATGCCATCGCCGCCTATCATGATACGGGGCTTTGCCGCGAACGTGCCACGCATCACATCCTTTCGGGAGAAATACTGATGGCAGACAGCAACCTGCACCAATGGTTCACAGAGGAAGAACTTCTGCTTATGAAGGAAGCCGTAGAAGATCACCGTGCCTCCACCGACCACGAGCCGCGCAGCATCTACGGGCGCATCGTGGCCGAAGCCGACCGGATAATAGACACTGACATCACCCTGCGCCGCACCGTGCAATACGGACTGAAACAAAATCCTACTGCCGACGAGGAGTGGCACTACCAGCGTTTCTATAAACATCTCATGGAGAAGTATGCCCCCGGAGGATATCTGAAACTCTGGTTCCCCGACGGGAAGAATGCTGAACGACTGAAAGAATTGCAGAAAATTATTGCGGATACAGAGAAGCTAAAACAGATATTCCATAGAATATATACAGAAGAAAGCAGATAA